In Methanofervidicoccus sp. A16, the sequence TCCTTAGACGACATCCATATGGTAATCGAAAACGAACTTATAAAGAGACTTGGAGAGGATGTTGCAGGGAAGATGCACACCGGTAGAAGTAGAAACGATCAGGTTGCAACAGATATTAGAATGACTTTAAGGGAGAAGGTACTTCTTATATTAAAGAAACTTATAAACTTGGAGAAAACTATCCTATCCATGGCAGAGGAACATATAGAAACCCTCTTCGTAGGATACACCCATCTACAACATGCCCAACCTACAACCTACGGACACCATCTACTAAGTTACGTCTCCATGCTTGAAAGAGATATCCAACGATTACTAGATACATATAAGAGAATAAATATCTCACCTTTAGGATGTGGAGCCATGGCTACAACAGGTTTCAATATAGATAGAAGGAGAACTATGGAGTTGTTAGGATTTGACGATCTCATTGAGAACTCCATGGACGGCGTCTCTACAAGGGATTTCATCTTAGAGACTATGGCAGATCTCTCCATCCTTGGAACAAATTTATCTAAGATATGTGAGGAGTTGATACTCTTCTCCACCTACGAGTTTGGAGTTATAGAGTTGTCAGATACCTATACCTCTACATCTTCCATTATGCCCCAGAAGAAGAACCCAGATGTTGCAGAGATCGCCAGGGCAAAACTCTCCACCTTAAATGGAAATCTCATTACTGTACTCACCATCTTAAAGGCACTTCCAAATACCTACAACAGGGATCTGCAGGAGGTAACTCCCCATCTTTGGAATAGTGTATATACTATCTTGGATACTTTAGAGATGGTAGAGGGAATGGTAAAGACCCTGAAGGTTAATAGGGAGAGGATGAAAGAATTGGCAGAAAGTAACTACTCTACTGCAACGGAGTTGGCAGATACCCTTGTAAGGGAGTGCAACATATCCTTTAGAACTGCCCATGGAATAGTAGGAGAGGCTGTTAGAAGATCCATAGAGGAGAAAAGGGATTTAGTTGAGGTTGTGGAGGAGGTACTTAGGAGGTATAACTTAAAGTTGGAGAGGGAGAAAATAGAGAAGGCATTGGATCCTATGGAGAATGTAAAGATAAGAAAGGTTATAGGAGGTCCAGCCCCTGAAGAGGTAAGAAGGGCTATAAGATCCTACCATAGTAAAATAGAGGATTATGAGAGGGACATAGACAGTAAGATGGAGAAGATCAGGGATGTAAAGGAGAGACTGTTGAAGTTGTAGATCCTGCAAGATCCAATAAATTCTTAATTCAAATACTTAGAAGTTTTCAGAAAAAGATCCTACATAGAAAGTTGTTTTTATTTTAATAATAATTATATTACTTATTTTTACTAAATCCATGAAGTTATAATTAATATTTTTTTAATTATGAAAGACTTTATTACAAAATTTTTATAATTATCATCTTTTAATAGAATATAGGTGTTAATATATGGTAAACTCTATGGAATTTCAACTAAAGAGGGCCACTAAAACATTGATGAAAAACAAAGATGGAAATATACTAGTATGTACTCATGTAGATACAGACGGTATTACATCGAGGGCTATCTTAGAGGAGTTATTTAACAGGTTGGAAATAGAGGGAGAGTTTAGGTTTTTGAAACAACTTAACAGGGAGACTATTGAGAGCATTCCCTTTAAAGAATACAACTTAGTAATCTTTGCAGATCTAGGTAGTGGGCAGATCAACCTTATAAATGAGAAGATTAGAGAGTACGACATTTGGGATAGTAGGGATCACAGTATTGTTATACTAGATCATCACATACCTGCCTATTGTAAGATCCCTGATAATATAATCCATGTAAATCCCTGGAATGACAACTTAGATGGAGGAAAGGAGATCTGTGGAGCAGGAGTGGCCTATAAATTCGCCAAAATGTGCAACCCTAACTATACAGATCTAGCAAAGTATGCCATATTAGGTGCAGTAGGGGACATTCAGAACTTAGGAGGTGGTTTCGTAGGGTTGAACAGAGGGATATTGGAAGATGCTAAAGTAAGAGGAGATATTGTTGAATTTCCAGATCTTCAATTCTACGGTAAACATACCAGACCTATGTTTGTCTCTATGAGGTACTTTACAGACGTTAGGACAGATCTAATGAACAACGATTCAAGAATATTAAACTTTATAAAAATGGTAAATAGAAAGTATAATTTAGAGATAGATCCGAGAGAACCTATCTGCAGTCTATCCACTGAGGAGAAGAGGGCCATTGGAAGTGAATTTCTAAGTAAGTGTAATAGGTACGTTCCTCTATCTTGGATAAAGTACCTTCCTAAGGTAATCTTTGGAATGAGTTATGAATTTAGTGGCGAGATGATAATGACACCCTTGAGAAACTTAGAGGAGTTCTCAACATGTATAAACGCCTGCTCCAGGTATGGAGATTATAAAACACCTTTAGAGGTACTGAAAGGAGATAGAGGGAGGTACTACAGTAGAATGTTGTATATGCTGAATAGACATAAGAAGAACCTATTTAAGGCTTTGAAGTATATAAGGGAGAATGTAGAAATTATACAGAGAGATAAATTCCAGTACTTTGAAATAGAAAGAGGAAAAATAGAAGAAGGTATAGTAGGTATTGTAGCAGGGATGAGTTATTCCATCGAGGATGTAGATTGGAAAAAACCTATCTTCGCTATAAAGG encodes:
- the argH gene encoding argininosuccinate lyase, coding for MEYTTSLSFDREIFESDILCDIAHTKMLMERNIIPEEDGRKIIEELIKILKEGIDALDLDPSLDDIHMVIENELIKRLGEDVAGKMHTGRSRNDQVATDIRMTLREKVLLILKKLINLEKTILSMAEEHIETLFVGYTHLQHAQPTTYGHHLLSYVSMLERDIQRLLDTYKRINISPLGCGAMATTGFNIDRRRTMELLGFDDLIENSMDGVSTRDFILETMADLSILGTNLSKICEELILFSTYEFGVIELSDTYTSTSSIMPQKKNPDVAEIARAKLSTLNGNLITVLTILKALPNTYNRDLQEVTPHLWNSVYTILDTLEMVEGMVKTLKVNRERMKELAESNYSTATELADTLVRECNISFRTAHGIVGEAVRRSIEEKRDLVEVVEEVLRRYNLKLEREKIEKALDPMENVKIRKVIGGPAPEEVRRAIRSYHSKIEDYERDIDSKMEKIRDVKERLLKL
- the recJ gene encoding single-stranded-DNA-specific exonuclease RecJ, which translates into the protein MVNSMEFQLKRATKTLMKNKDGNILVCTHVDTDGITSRAILEELFNRLEIEGEFRFLKQLNRETIESIPFKEYNLVIFADLGSGQINLINEKIREYDIWDSRDHSIVILDHHIPAYCKIPDNIIHVNPWNDNLDGGKEICGAGVAYKFAKMCNPNYTDLAKYAILGAVGDIQNLGGGFVGLNRGILEDAKVRGDIVEFPDLQFYGKHTRPMFVSMRYFTDVRTDLMNNDSRILNFIKMVNRKYNLEIDPREPICSLSTEEKRAIGSEFLSKCNRYVPLSWIKYLPKVIFGMSYEFSGEMIMTPLRNLEEFSTCINACSRYGDYKTPLEVLKGDRGRYYSRMLYMLNRHKKNLFKALKYIRENVEIIQRDKFQYFEIERGKIEEGIVGIVAGMSYSIEDVDWKKPIFAIKEGENGYKISARCPKLLTFAENINLADAVSYASMKVGGSGGGHRFACGAYIPYKEDFIKYIEDRL